The Mauremys reevesii isolate NIE-2019 linkage group 13, ASM1616193v1, whole genome shotgun sequence genome contains a region encoding:
- the APCDD1L gene encoding protein APCDD1-like isoform X1: protein MGLSWCFFIGLLLAYASGKKLWDVPVSQAQQHSTGKLHWEPQCQYQLRHLQDSARISALLPPRLEGHWISTGCEVRPGPEFLTRSYLFYSNRLFKAYQFYYWDPSCHNPSHSLVIKGKLRLRQASWITRGATEADYHLHKVGIVFHSQRAMQEISARINQTSGGDCSGFFPPGRSWAPGVLYEVLSAKEGRDCTTALGFAMHELSLVRVEKHYEPLLQTQPSGSRTVEELYLGDIHTKWSERLHYRPTGYQRPLQSAVHHVHPCPACGIIYRSDEHHPPILPAKAELPMQLSGRWVSAHCEIRPAVLFLTRYFIFHGTNRTWEGYYYHYSDPLCKQPTFSIYASGHYTKGVPSSIVRGGTELAFKVTCARVTAIDQVTVTMLNSSEPGTCGETGFWSAGMEQDITLTNGCLALGIKLPHTEYELFKMEQDMKDGSLLFIGERPTDGSSPDRPEKRPTSYQAPLIQCAGATGVFSKHISPRYLGKEDNNGNEALKPLPMAFLLSLMAMQFLRWD from the exons ATGGGCCTGTCCTGGTGCTTCTTCATTGGGCTGCTCCTAG CCTATGCATCTGGAAAGAAACTATGGGACGTGCCTGTGTCTCAGGCTCAGCAGCACAGCACTGGAAAACTGCACTGGGAGCCACAGTGTCAGTACCAACTGCGCCACCTACAGGACAGCGCTAGAATTTCAGCTCTTCTGCCTCCCCGGCTGGAAGGTCATTGGATTTCTACAGG CTGTGAGGTACGTCCGGGACCGGAGTTTCTCACCAGATCTTACCTGTTTTACTCCAACCGCTTGTTCAAGGCTTATCAGTTCTACTACTGGGACCCCTCCTGCCACAACCCGTCCCACTCCTTGGTCATCAAAGGCAAGCTCCGGCTGCGCCAGGCCTCCTGGATCACCCGAGGGGCAACTGAGGCAGACTACCACCTGCACAAAGTGGGCATTGTTTTCCACAGCCAGAGGGCCATGCAGGAGATTTCTGCCCGGATCAATCAGACGTCAGGAGGGGACTGCAGTGGATTCTTTCCACCTGGACGGTCCTGGGCTCCTGGAGTCCTCTACGAGGTGCTGAGTGCCAAGGAGGGGCGGGATTGCACCACAGCCCTGGGCTTTGCCATGCATGAACTCAGCCTGGTGCGGGTGGAGAAGCATTACGAGCCCCTACTGCAAACTCAGCCGAGCGGCAGCAGGACGGTGGAGGAGCTGTACCTAGGGGACATTCACACCAAGTGGTCTGAGAGGCTCCATTATCGACCAACAGGGTATCAACGCCCTTTGCAGAGCGCTGTG CATCACGTGCATCCTTGCCCTGCTTGTGGGATTATATACAGATCTGATGAGCACCATCCACCTATATTACCAGCTAAAGCCGAGCTGCCGATGCAGTTAAGTGGCAGGTGGGTGAGTGCTCACTGTGAAATCCGGCCAGCTGTGCTTTTTCTTACCAGGTACTTCATATTTCATGGCACCAATCGCACCTGGGAAGGGTACTATTATCACTACTCTGACCCACTGTGCAAGCAGCCTACTTTTAGCATCTATGCATCTGGGCACTACACCAAGGGCGTCCCATCCTCCATAGTGAGAGGAGGCACAGAGCTGGCATTTAAAGTGACCTGTGCTCGGGTTACAGCAATAGATCAGGTAACAGTGACCATGCTAAACTCCTCAGAGCCAGGGACCTGCGGGGAGACAGGCTTCTGGAGTGCCGGGATGGAGCAGGATATAACGCTGACCAATGGGTGTCTGGCTTTGGGCATCAAGCTGCCCCACACAGAATATGAACTCTTTAAAATGGAGCAAGACATGAAAGATGGCAGCTTGCTGTTCATCGGCGAAAGGCCCACAGACGGATCCAGCCCTGACAGACCGGAGAAGCGGCCCACCTCATACCAGGCACCGCTTATTCAGTGTGCCGGGGCTACCGGCGTCTTTTCTAAACACATCAGTCCACGCTACCTGGGAAAAGAGGATAATAATGGGAATGAAGCACTAAAACCTTTGCCTATGGCCTTTTTATTATCACTTATGGCAATGCAGTTTTTAAGATGGGACTAG
- the APCDD1L gene encoding protein APCDD1-like isoform X2 produces the protein MMDVGCEVRPGPEFLTRSYLFYSNRLFKAYQFYYWDPSCHNPSHSLVIKGKLRLRQASWITRGATEADYHLHKVGIVFHSQRAMQEISARINQTSGGDCSGFFPPGRSWAPGVLYEVLSAKEGRDCTTALGFAMHELSLVRVEKHYEPLLQTQPSGSRTVEELYLGDIHTKWSERLHYRPTGYQRPLQSAVHHVHPCPACGIIYRSDEHHPPILPAKAELPMQLSGRWVSAHCEIRPAVLFLTRYFIFHGTNRTWEGYYYHYSDPLCKQPTFSIYASGHYTKGVPSSIVRGGTELAFKVTCARVTAIDQVTVTMLNSSEPGTCGETGFWSAGMEQDITLTNGCLALGIKLPHTEYELFKMEQDMKDGSLLFIGERPTDGSSPDRPEKRPTSYQAPLIQCAGATGVFSKHISPRYLGKEDNNGNEALKPLPMAFLLSLMAMQFLRWD, from the exons ATGATGGACGTGGG CTGTGAGGTACGTCCGGGACCGGAGTTTCTCACCAGATCTTACCTGTTTTACTCCAACCGCTTGTTCAAGGCTTATCAGTTCTACTACTGGGACCCCTCCTGCCACAACCCGTCCCACTCCTTGGTCATCAAAGGCAAGCTCCGGCTGCGCCAGGCCTCCTGGATCACCCGAGGGGCAACTGAGGCAGACTACCACCTGCACAAAGTGGGCATTGTTTTCCACAGCCAGAGGGCCATGCAGGAGATTTCTGCCCGGATCAATCAGACGTCAGGAGGGGACTGCAGTGGATTCTTTCCACCTGGACGGTCCTGGGCTCCTGGAGTCCTCTACGAGGTGCTGAGTGCCAAGGAGGGGCGGGATTGCACCACAGCCCTGGGCTTTGCCATGCATGAACTCAGCCTGGTGCGGGTGGAGAAGCATTACGAGCCCCTACTGCAAACTCAGCCGAGCGGCAGCAGGACGGTGGAGGAGCTGTACCTAGGGGACATTCACACCAAGTGGTCTGAGAGGCTCCATTATCGACCAACAGGGTATCAACGCCCTTTGCAGAGCGCTGTG CATCACGTGCATCCTTGCCCTGCTTGTGGGATTATATACAGATCTGATGAGCACCATCCACCTATATTACCAGCTAAAGCCGAGCTGCCGATGCAGTTAAGTGGCAGGTGGGTGAGTGCTCACTGTGAAATCCGGCCAGCTGTGCTTTTTCTTACCAGGTACTTCATATTTCATGGCACCAATCGCACCTGGGAAGGGTACTATTATCACTACTCTGACCCACTGTGCAAGCAGCCTACTTTTAGCATCTATGCATCTGGGCACTACACCAAGGGCGTCCCATCCTCCATAGTGAGAGGAGGCACAGAGCTGGCATTTAAAGTGACCTGTGCTCGGGTTACAGCAATAGATCAGGTAACAGTGACCATGCTAAACTCCTCAGAGCCAGGGACCTGCGGGGAGACAGGCTTCTGGAGTGCCGGGATGGAGCAGGATATAACGCTGACCAATGGGTGTCTGGCTTTGGGCATCAAGCTGCCCCACACAGAATATGAACTCTTTAAAATGGAGCAAGACATGAAAGATGGCAGCTTGCTGTTCATCGGCGAAAGGCCCACAGACGGATCCAGCCCTGACAGACCGGAGAAGCGGCCCACCTCATACCAGGCACCGCTTATTCAGTGTGCCGGGGCTACCGGCGTCTTTTCTAAACACATCAGTCCACGCTACCTGGGAAAAGAGGATAATAATGGGAATGAAGCACTAAAACCTTTGCCTATGGCCTTTTTATTATCACTTATGGCAATGCAGTTTTTAAGATGGGACTAG